The window CCGTACCAGGGGATGCGGGTGCCGGGCGGGGCGGCGCGCAGGGCTCGTTGGAGCCGGTCGCGCCCGTCGCGCCAGCGGGTGAGCAGCGTGGCCGGCTCCTCGGCCACGAGTTCCCCGGCGGCCTGGTCGACGAAGCTGTCGGGTGCCGCCTGTGCCTTGGCGACCTCCGCGGCGAAGGCACCCGGGTCGGTCACGGCGAGCAGGGCGACCTCGTCGGTCCAGGTCAGATGGGCGATCTGGTGGGCGACTGTCCAGCGTTCGGCGGGGGTCGGCCCGGCCCACTGCTCGGCGCTCAACTCCGCTACCAGCAGGTCGAGTTCGTCGCTCTCGCTGCGCAGATCGTCGAGCACGGCTGCGGCATCGGACACGGTGCGCTCCCCTCGGGGCGTGGCGGTGTGCCCAGGAGCATGTCAGCGGACCAGGAAACAAGCAAGCATGCTTGCATTGTTTGATGCGTCCGACTCCACGGCCGGGCCGGGATCCGGCTGCTAGCCTCCGCCGATGACTGACGAACCTCGCGCCGCAGGTGTGCGTTTCGACGACAACAGACTTGTCCTGGAGCAGTATCGGGACCAGGCCGGCATCTACTACTCCTTCCCGGGCGCCGCCCCGGACTCCTTCCGCGCCGACGGCCGGACCGCTGAGGGCACATCGGCCGCACTCTCCCTGACCGAGGCGCTGCACGCCCGGATCCGCCCGGTCGGCACGGCGGAGAACGTCCTGCGCGCGTGGTCGCAGGGAGCTCCCCCGCAGGACACGGCCGCCCTGGACGACCCGACGACAGCCGAACCGACCCGGGTCCGCGGCGGCGCGATCGTCATCCGCGACCGGCGGATGCTACTGATCCACTTCCCCGGGGACGACGGCTGCCACTACGAGATCCCGGGCGGCGGCGTCGAAGCCGGCGAGACACCGGAGGTGGCGGCGGTCCGCGAACTCCGGGAGGAGACCGGCCTGCACGGAACGGTCGTACGCGAAGTGGCCCGGATCTGGCGGGGCGGCACCCGGGGCCACTACTTCACGATGGAGGCGGACGGCGAAGTGGGCGAACCGGAGACACTGGACAACTACGGGGGCGCCCCGGCCTGGGTACCGGTCTCCGAGCTGCCCACCACCCCGCTCTGGCCCCGCCGGCTGTCCTGGCGGATCGCCCACTGGCACACCTCCGGCTGGCCGGCGTATCCGGCCGAACTGGCGGATACGGTCTGGGACCTGGACGCGGCCTGCGGGTGGTGACGGCCGACTCTCTAGGAGTTCGCCTTCGTGCGGCGGCCGGCGCCCACCTGGCTGCGGACCGCGCCCATGCTCGCCCCGATGACCAGCGCGATCGCCAGCGCGTCGGTGGCGGTCAGGGCCTGGTCGAGGATGAGGAATCCGGCCGTCGCCGCGATGGCCGGCTCCAGGCTCATCAGCACGGCGAACGTGTGCGCGGGCAGCCGGCGCAGCGCCATCAGTTCCAGGGTGTACGGGAGCACCGAGCTCATCAGCGCCACCGCCGCACCCATCGCCAGTGTCGACGGGACCGCCAGCTTCGCGCCCGATTCCAGGATGCCCAGCGGCAGTGACAGCACTGCGGCGACCACCATCGCCAGGGCCAGACCGTCGGCCTGCGGGAAGCGGCGGCCGGTGCGGGCGCTGAAGACGATGTACGTCGCCCACATCGCCCCCGCACCCAGCGCGAACGCCGCACCGAGCGGGTCCAGCCGGTCGAAGCCTCCGCCGCCCAGCAGGAACACCCCGCCCAGCGCGAGCCCCGCCCAGACGAAGTTGATCAGACGGCGGGAGGCGATCACCGAGAGCGCCAGCGGGCCGAGCACCTCCAGGGTGACGGCCGCACCCAGCGGAATGCGGTCGAGAGCCTGGTAGAAGAGCATGTTCATGGCGCCCATGGCGATGCCGAACGCAACCACCGTTCCCCAGTCGGCCCGCGAGTGACCGCGCAGCTTCGGGCGGCAGACGGCCAGCAGGACGACCGCGGCGACCACCAGCCGGAGCGTGACCACCCCGAGCGCACCGGCCCGCGGCATCAGCAGGGCCGCGACCGCCGAGCCGAACTGCACGGAGAGGCCGCCCGCGACCACCAGGGCCACCGGGGCGAGCGCCGCCCTTCGGCCGCCCGGACGCGCGGAGCCCGCCCCGTCGAGGGCGGACACCGCCTCCGGTACGGCGACGGCTGCTACGGCCGGCTCTGCGGCACTGCGCTGGTCGTTCACGTGGCGGCCTTCCTCCTCAAGGGGCTGAACGGGATCGAGTGCACTGTATTGCACTTCACGATTGAAGATACTGCACTCTTGCGGCGTG is drawn from Streptomyces sp. NBC_01717 and contains these coding sequences:
- a CDS encoding NUDIX domain-containing protein, which encodes MTDEPRAAGVRFDDNRLVLEQYRDQAGIYYSFPGAAPDSFRADGRTAEGTSAALSLTEALHARIRPVGTAENVLRAWSQGAPPQDTAALDDPTTAEPTRVRGGAIVIRDRRMLLIHFPGDDGCHYEIPGGGVEAGETPEVAAVRELREETGLHGTVVREVARIWRGGTRGHYFTMEADGEVGEPETLDNYGGAPAWVPVSELPTTPLWPRRLSWRIAHWHTSGWPAYPAELADTVWDLDAACGW
- a CDS encoding EamA family transporter, whose amino-acid sequence is MNDQRSAAEPAVAAVAVPEAVSALDGAGSARPGGRRAALAPVALVVAGGLSVQFGSAVAALLMPRAGALGVVTLRLVVAAVVLLAVCRPKLRGHSRADWGTVVAFGIAMGAMNMLFYQALDRIPLGAAVTLEVLGPLALSVIASRRLINFVWAGLALGGVFLLGGGGFDRLDPLGAAFALGAGAMWATYIVFSARTGRRFPQADGLALAMVVAAVLSLPLGILESGAKLAVPSTLAMGAAVALMSSVLPYTLELMALRRLPAHTFAVLMSLEPAIAATAGFLILDQALTATDALAIALVIGASMGAVRSQVGAGRRTKANS